Within Anopheles ziemanni chromosome 2, idAnoZiCoDA_A2_x.2, whole genome shotgun sequence, the genomic segment CAGCTGACCAACAGCGAAAGGCGCACTGCGGGTGAAATCGAAATTATGATCGCCGAGGCTAGTGCCCGAGGGAAACGGTTTGGCTGGGAGGCAACCCTTTTGATGCTACTCTTCGGCGTGGAACACCTTCACATCGAGCACTATTTAGCCATCACGAAGGATTCGAACACGAGAGCGATGCAAATGTTCGAAAGGATGAAGTTTCTGGAAACCAAGCGCACTCCGGTGTTCCGAGAGGTGACCTTTGGCTGCACTATAGACGAAAGTTGGCTGGGGTGGGTAAAATGTGAAGTTGGCTCGTACACGATCGAGCCTTACCACACAGAATAGATGtctaattttgaaaaaaagaattctATTAAATACAAAGACAAATATATTTGccatcagttttgttttccatcattttttttatggttaCGCAAGGTTATGAATTACTCTACAGTCTGCTCCGACCATCGCATTTACATGATCGGTTTTATTATATAATTAGAATATTCCTAATTTAGCTATTTTTGGCAGATTTGTgtagttctgtttttttttgtttaataactCCTCCTACTATACGTCCTTCATTAGTCGTCAAACACTTGTGTTCCAATATTTCTACCGAAGAGTTAATCTTACTTAAATTTTACGTCAGATATTTGTTCCACGTTTTCACACACTCGATCTCTTCCAGCTGACCTTCATAATGTCCCACGGATGGAAAACTGGTGCACGAAAATACGTCCACGGTTGTAAACGTAATTGTGATAATCATCGGGGGCAGTATTAATTTCATCGTTTCTTTTAAACTTGTCTCGTTACTTCGATTCAGGGgatattgttttgctttccgtgTTTTCGAATATGTTTTTTATGAGTAACGTTTGGTTTTGTATGTTGCTGTTCGTAAACTTCCGAGCCTCACGCTCTCTATAAGTTCGgtttcaaacattaaatttcagCTTACTGGTCACTAAAATATTGTTTGGTACACTTCCAACTGTGACTTGTTTTCGGGTGCTTTCTCCTGAATGGTTGTTTCCTGATGTTCAGATCGAATTAGTTTAATTTATCCTATCTAGGGGATTATTTTTCCTGCCATACTTGCAAGCTACACATACTTTCTACATTGTTGCTTAaacatgtttaatttatttactttattttaaatgttgcttaactttttttctgcttttcccATTTGATTTTCTACACTACTTTATGGTTTAACCATACGGGGTGAGAACTCTActttgtaaagaaaaaaatccgtGCTGTGCTATCCACAATCTGACGCTACCTCaaatatgtgtttgtgtgtctgtgtgcatcgcttttttaattcttcaaaCGAATAGAAATGCAGGTGCTCAAaccactctctttctctcgaaGCAAGCAACATAACATGTGTGGTCGAAGGAAACCAGGTGATGGGAGCATAGTTAAAAGGATAATAATCCTTT encodes:
- the LOC131282699 gene encoding alpha/beta-tubulin-N-acetyltransferase 9; this encodes MRLNENIKIVGRAVILVPYESKHVAKYHEWMKNEELQQLTASEPLTLDEEYEMQKSWRVDEDKCTFLILDRALFEKTGDEIAALVGDTNIFLQSTTEAEDPQGQGTDQLTNSERRTAGEIEIMIAEASARGKRFGWEATLLMLLFGVEHLHIEHYLAITKDSNTRAMQMFERMKFLETKRTPVFREVTFGCTIDESWLGWVKCEVGSYTIEPYHTE